A single region of the Salipaludibacillus sp. LMS25 genome encodes:
- the trpE gene encoding anthranilate synthase component I — protein MLTITKEQFLKKAAKYNTVLMSAHILADTTTPIQLFHLFNNDAAFLLESKDPLSPWSNYSFIGINPIYYLYDKGGSFIFENKKRETILRGEHIQETWDNVLTYLNVAPDPQLALPFPGGAVGYMGFEAYGCYEPRLAASLDRENPNVSFVFCQTILAYHHGKEELTVIHLQNTADINGEEAFQNGAHEIEAILKAIAVDDSLPVSMVPMTDHIKDDLFANVSSNYTKETFMDHVQKVKEYIAAGDIFQAVLSQRFKVPVQTDGLSLYRVLRKINPSPYLYYIRLDEREIIGSSPERLVKVEREGELEIHPIAGTRKRGNNLAEDEALAKDLLADEKERAEHLMLVDLARNDMGRVSEYGSVTVKEMMQVTHFSHVMHLISKVTGQLKKNTHPFEALFAAHPAGTVSGAPKVRAVEIIEELEQTRRGIYAGAIAYCGFNQAIDSCIAIRTIILQDRVAHVQAGAGIVQDSIPENEYEETRNKARALIYAIKLAELRYEKEEEEENE, from the coding sequence ATGTTAACCATTACGAAGGAGCAGTTTCTTAAGAAGGCTGCTAAATACAACACCGTATTAATGTCGGCACATATCCTTGCTGATACCACAACCCCTATTCAATTATTCCATCTATTTAATAACGATGCAGCTTTTTTACTTGAAAGTAAAGACCCATTATCGCCGTGGTCAAACTATTCATTTATTGGGATAAATCCTATTTATTATTTATATGACAAAGGCGGCAGCTTTATTTTTGAAAACAAAAAACGAGAGACGATATTGCGTGGTGAACATATTCAGGAAACATGGGATAATGTATTAACCTATTTAAATGTCGCCCCGGATCCACAGCTGGCGTTGCCGTTTCCAGGTGGGGCTGTTGGTTATATGGGTTTTGAAGCGTATGGTTGTTATGAACCGAGGTTGGCGGCTAGTTTGGATAGGGAGAACCCAAATGTGTCATTTGTTTTCTGTCAAACAATTTTAGCGTATCATCATGGGAAAGAAGAATTAACGGTGATTCATTTACAAAATACAGCTGACATAAATGGAGAGGAAGCTTTTCAAAATGGTGCTCATGAAATTGAAGCCATTTTGAAGGCCATTGCAGTTGATGACTCTCTTCCTGTATCAATGGTGCCAATGACAGATCATATAAAAGACGATCTATTTGCCAATGTGAGCTCCAATTACACAAAAGAGACCTTTATGGATCACGTACAGAAAGTGAAAGAGTACATTGCTGCTGGTGATATATTTCAAGCAGTTCTGTCTCAACGCTTCAAAGTGCCTGTTCAGACAGATGGCCTCTCGTTATATCGCGTGTTAAGGAAAATTAACCCGTCGCCTTATTTATATTATATACGGCTTGATGAGAGAGAAATTATCGGCAGTTCACCTGAAAGACTTGTGAAGGTTGAAAGAGAAGGCGAATTGGAAATCCATCCTATCGCAGGGACAAGAAAGCGTGGCAATAATCTGGCGGAGGATGAAGCACTTGCAAAAGACTTACTCGCAGATGAAAAGGAACGAGCTGAGCATTTAATGCTTGTTGATTTAGCAAGAAATGATATGGGGAGGGTGAGCGAATATGGTAGTGTCACCGTCAAAGAAATGATGCAAGTGACACATTTCTCGCATGTTATGCACCTTATATCAAAAGTGACGGGTCAATTAAAAAAGAATACCCACCCTTTTGAAGCTCTATTTGCGGCTCACCCTGCCGGGACAGTGTCAGGAGCACCAAAAGTACGAGCAGTGGAAATTATTGAAGAGTTAGAACAGACGAGACGAGGCATTTATGCCGGAGCAATTGCCTATTGTGGATTTAATCAAGCGATAGATTCATGTATTGCTATTCGAACGATAATTTTACAAGATCGTGTGGCCCATGTGCAAGCCGGAGCAGGGATCGTACAAGATTCAATTCCTGAAAATGAATATGAAGAAACGAGAAACAAAGCACGGGCATTAATTTATGCCATTAAATTAGCTGAGCTGAGGTACGAAAAAGAGGAGGAAGAGGAGAATGAGTAG
- the hisC gene encoding histidinol-phosphate transaminase has protein sequence MNVKPSMVGLIPYQPGKPIEEVKRELGLDEVIKLASNENPYGCSPLVKDAITHALETIAIYPDGYARLLRKKVAQHLHVEEEQLIFGNGSDEVILILCRAYLESGDNIVTASPTFPQYRHNAVIEGAEVKEVPLQNGVHDLDAMLEAIDEKTKMVFVCNPNNPTGTYVNELAFKSFIEKVPKDVLIISDEAYYEYVTESDYPDTLPMLRSYPNLIILRTFSKAYGLASLRVGYGVTSKEIARAVDPGREPFNTNSMAQAAAIAALDDPSFIKECREKNALEMKKYEDFCVKNKFDYFPSQTNFILIDFQRPGSEIFNILLKNGFITRNGEALGYATSVRITLGTSEQNDKIISELTKWLA, from the coding sequence ATGAATGTAAAACCATCAATGGTTGGACTTATACCGTATCAACCAGGAAAGCCCATAGAAGAAGTTAAACGAGAGTTAGGATTAGATGAGGTTATTAAGCTTGCCTCAAACGAAAATCCATATGGCTGCTCACCTCTTGTAAAAGATGCAATCACACATGCGTTGGAAACGATTGCTATATACCCGGATGGCTATGCCCGTTTATTACGTAAAAAAGTAGCTCAACATCTTCATGTTGAGGAAGAGCAACTGATTTTTGGAAATGGTTCTGATGAGGTTATCTTAATTTTATGCCGTGCTTACTTAGAATCAGGAGATAATATTGTCACAGCATCACCAACATTTCCCCAATATAGACACAATGCGGTGATCGAAGGAGCAGAAGTCAAAGAAGTCCCACTTCAAAACGGCGTCCACGATTTGGATGCTATGCTTGAGGCAATCGATGAGAAAACTAAAATGGTCTTTGTCTGTAACCCTAACAATCCTACTGGCACATATGTAAATGAGCTTGCATTTAAATCGTTCATTGAAAAAGTGCCCAAAGATGTGCTTATCATTAGTGATGAGGCTTACTATGAATATGTTACTGAGTCGGACTACCCAGACACTTTACCTATGTTACGTTCTTATCCGAATTTAATTATATTACGTACTTTTTCAAAGGCTTACGGTCTCGCTTCTTTAAGAGTAGGTTATGGCGTGACATCAAAAGAAATTGCTAGAGCTGTTGATCCAGGACGAGAGCCGTTTAATACGAATTCGATGGCCCAAGCGGCTGCAATCGCCGCACTTGATGATCCTTCTTTTATTAAAGAGTGTCGTGAAAAAAATGCATTGGAAATGAAAAAATACGAAGATTTTTGTGTGAAAAATAAGTTTGACTATTTTCCCTCGCAAACGAATTTTATATTAATTGACTTTCAAAGACCAGGTAGCGAGATATTTAATATTTTATTAAAGAACGGGTTTATTACACGTAATGGCGAAGCATTAGGATATGCAACATCTGTTAGGATTACTCTTGGAACATCTGAACAGAACGATAAGATAATTTCTGAATTAACGAAGTGGCTCGCTTAG
- the trpB gene encoding tryptophan synthase subunit beta, with product MAPLLKFCGITSKTDFAQVVASEADMLGVIFAKSKRQVMPHRVAEWKEAYPLSKRQKLSGVFVNETVSKLLEIVKVAKVDAIQCHGTESPAEVAEIKRRSGLDVFKTIHHHDEAISEMREYEGIVDGFVVDTKTADAWGGTGTQFDWKAVPAYEREAKRQGVPCLIAGGVTPENVLQLLAYKPSGIDLSSGIETDGRKDERKMNDMSKYVNETYQAPDSFGRFGPFGGKYVPETLMYALEELEEAYISIKEDDSFQRKLLNELKEYSGRPTALTYAERLSDHYGGARIYLKREDLNHTGAHKINNALAQGLLAKKMGKSHIIAETGAGQHGVASATVAARFGLSCKVFMGAEDMRRQSLNVFRMRLLGAEVIEVTSGGKTLKDATNEAIRHWVANVHDTFYLIGSVVGPHPYPQMVRDFQSVIGEESKKQITDRLGKLPDEVVACVGGGSNAMGMFYPFLNDDSDLTGIEAAGKGIETDDHAATLSKGRKGVLHGSLSYLLQDDNGNIIEPYSISAGLDYPGIGPEHAHLRDIGRVHYEAVTDKEAMIALEDLCKLEGILPAIESAHALAYVKKEAAKRHKDDIILVCLSGRGDKDVHTIQEVLGGNEG from the coding sequence ATGGCACCGTTATTAAAATTTTGTGGTATCACGTCGAAAACAGATTTTGCTCAAGTAGTGGCGTCAGAAGCTGACATGCTCGGCGTCATTTTTGCCAAAAGTAAGCGACAAGTTATGCCACATCGAGTAGCTGAGTGGAAAGAAGCATATCCTCTTTCTAAAAGACAAAAACTTTCAGGTGTGTTTGTTAATGAAACTGTGTCGAAACTTCTGGAGATCGTGAAGGTGGCCAAAGTTGATGCCATTCAATGTCATGGCACTGAATCACCAGCTGAGGTGGCAGAAATTAAGAGACGAAGTGGTTTAGATGTTTTCAAAACAATTCATCATCACGACGAAGCTATATCTGAGATGAGAGAATATGAAGGCATTGTAGATGGCTTTGTTGTGGATACAAAAACGGCTGATGCGTGGGGAGGAACGGGAACTCAATTCGATTGGAAGGCCGTCCCTGCTTATGAACGCGAAGCGAAAAGGCAAGGTGTACCGTGCTTAATCGCAGGAGGTGTGACCCCCGAGAATGTCCTGCAATTATTAGCTTATAAACCATCAGGAATCGACCTTTCTTCAGGTATTGAAACAGATGGTCGAAAAGATGAAAGGAAGATGAATGACATGTCGAAATATGTAAATGAAACGTATCAAGCACCAGATTCATTCGGCAGATTTGGCCCTTTTGGAGGTAAATATGTCCCTGAGACATTAATGTACGCATTAGAAGAGTTAGAAGAAGCTTATATATCGATTAAAGAAGATGATAGCTTTCAACGAAAACTGTTAAATGAATTGAAAGAATATTCCGGAAGACCTACTGCCTTAACATATGCCGAACGCTTATCTGATCACTACGGTGGAGCTCGTATCTACTTAAAAAGAGAAGATTTAAACCACACAGGCGCGCACAAAATAAATAACGCATTGGCCCAAGGGCTATTAGCTAAAAAAATGGGGAAATCTCACATTATCGCAGAAACGGGAGCGGGACAGCATGGCGTCGCATCTGCTACAGTAGCCGCTCGATTCGGGTTATCTTGTAAAGTGTTTATGGGTGCAGAGGATATGCGGAGACAATCTTTAAACGTGTTTAGAATGCGACTTCTTGGCGCTGAAGTTATTGAAGTAACTTCTGGTGGTAAAACGTTAAAAGATGCCACAAATGAAGCGATTCGTCATTGGGTAGCAAATGTCCATGATACCTTTTATTTAATTGGAAGTGTCGTTGGTCCTCACCCTTATCCGCAAATGGTTAGAGATTTTCAAAGTGTGATAGGTGAAGAGAGTAAAAAACAAATAACCGACCGCCTTGGAAAGCTTCCTGATGAAGTCGTGGCGTGTGTCGGTGGTGGCAGCAATGCTATGGGAATGTTTTATCCTTTTTTAAACGATGATAGTGATTTGACAGGGATTGAAGCAGCGGGTAAAGGAATCGAGACAGATGACCATGCAGCAACATTGTCAAAAGGGAGAAAAGGAGTTCTTCACGGTTCGTTATCTTATTTATTACAAGATGACAATGGCAACATCATTGAACCGTATTCCATTTCAGCGGGACTGGATTACCCTGGTATTGGACCGGAACATGCTCATTTACGGGATATCGGAAGGGTACATTATGAAGCAGTAACTGATAAAGAAGCGATGATTGCTTTAGAGGATTTATGTAAACTGGAAGGCATATTGCCTGCTATAGAGTCTGCCCATGCGCTCGCTTATGTCAAAAAAGAGGCAGCTAAGCGACATAAAGATGACATCATCCTCGTTTGTTTATCCGGAAGAGGAGACAAAGATGTTCATACAATCCAAGAAGTGTTAGGGGGGAATGAGGGATGA
- a CDS encoding prephenate dehydrogenase, whose amino-acid sequence MTRRLLVVGLGLIGGSLALAVKNSYPETIIMGYDVNKKACKLAKSLQVIDEIVESLAEEAPVADMIIISAPVESTINIIEQLKTLPLKQGAIITDVGSTKASVVAAGQPLTAKGVYFIGGHPMAGSHKTGVEAARERLFENAFYILTPTEEVPSRKLNELQEILKATKAKFIQLDPDTHDRYAGLISHLPHIIASGLVHQVAKVGEKDAMVMELAAGGFKDITRIASASPAMWRDILLHNRQVLLPMLKEWKAGMTEVEEMLQQADKEQIYSFFSRAKESRDLLPSKKRGALMPFYDLFVDIPDHPGVISDVTAILAEERISLTNIRIIEAREDIMGVLRLSFRSEEDLTLAKDKLTNHLYDTYEVL is encoded by the coding sequence GTGACTAGACGATTATTGGTTGTTGGCTTGGGGCTCATCGGTGGGTCTCTTGCTCTTGCTGTGAAAAATAGTTATCCTGAAACAATTATAATGGGTTATGATGTAAATAAGAAAGCCTGTAAGCTGGCAAAAAGCTTGCAAGTCATTGATGAAATTGTTGAGAGCTTAGCTGAAGAAGCACCGGTTGCAGATATGATTATTATTTCTGCACCGGTAGAAAGTACAATTAATATTATTGAACAATTAAAAACCTTACCTTTAAAACAAGGGGCAATCATCACAGATGTAGGAAGTACAAAAGCATCTGTCGTAGCAGCTGGCCAACCCCTTACTGCTAAAGGGGTTTATTTTATCGGCGGCCATCCTATGGCAGGCTCTCATAAAACAGGGGTTGAAGCAGCACGAGAAAGGTTATTTGAGAATGCTTTTTACATACTGACGCCTACAGAGGAAGTGCCATCTAGAAAGCTTAATGAATTACAAGAGATTCTTAAAGCAACAAAGGCTAAATTTATTCAGTTAGATCCAGATACACATGATCGCTATGCTGGTCTTATTAGTCATTTACCTCATATTATAGCGTCAGGACTTGTACATCAAGTAGCAAAAGTAGGAGAAAAAGACGCGATGGTTATGGAGTTAGCGGCTGGAGGGTTTAAAGATATTACGCGTATTGCATCAGCATCTCCAGCGATGTGGCGCGATATTTTACTGCATAATAGACAGGTACTTCTCCCGATGTTAAAGGAATGGAAAGCTGGCATGACCGAAGTGGAAGAGATGTTGCAACAAGCTGATAAAGAGCAAATTTACTCATTTTTCTCTCGTGCGAAAGAATCAAGGGATTTACTTCCATCTAAAAAAAGAGGGGCACTTATGCCATTTTACGATTTATTTGTGGATATCCCCGACCATCCAGGTGTTATTTCTGATGTAACAGCGATTCTTGCTGAAGAAAGGATTAGCTTAACGAATATTCGTATTATTGAGGCAAGGGAAGATATCATGGGTGTATTGCGATTAAGTTTTCGTTCTGAAGAAGACTTAACGCTTGCGAAAGACAAGCTGACTAACCATTTATATGACACATACGAAGTCCTGTAA
- the aroB gene encoding 3-dehydroquinate synthase has translation MQSPTLTIASRSHEYPVYIDQDIRFHTFNLINAHLAKPASAYMIVADKTVADYYLKDVLSSFPETIKPYVSLIPSGEASKSFEMYHHLLTQALENGLDRQSVIIALGGGVTGDLAGFTAATYMRGIQYVQMPTTLLAHDSSVGGKTGINHAHGKNLIGAFHPPAAVIYDSQMLRTLPIQEWRSGFAEVIKHGFIAEPELLEWLERNITDLSHIPPEKINELLERSIRIKAHIVEEDEKEQGVRAYLNFGHTLGHSIEAEVGYGHMTHGEAVAIGMSFALKLSERLLGSKLSYDRILDYMKTLGYSLQIPSGCDHDQLIVRMRRDKKSSHNDINYVLLHSIGQPQLVKVSEKDILRLLEEEGHLR, from the coding sequence ATGCAGTCCCCGACTTTAACTATAGCAAGTAGATCACATGAGTACCCTGTTTATATTGATCAGGATATTAGGTTTCATACATTTAATCTTATAAATGCTCATCTGGCTAAACCTGCAAGTGCCTATATGATTGTGGCTGACAAAACGGTTGCAGACTATTATTTAAAAGATGTGTTATCATCTTTTCCAGAAACTATTAAGCCGTATGTGTCTTTAATCCCTAGTGGTGAGGCATCTAAGTCATTTGAAATGTATCATCACCTGTTGACACAAGCTTTAGAAAATGGATTAGACCGTCAGTCTGTCATCATTGCTCTTGGTGGAGGGGTGACAGGTGATTTAGCTGGCTTTACAGCGGCCACGTATATGCGAGGTATTCAATACGTGCAAATGCCCACCACATTATTAGCTCATGATAGTAGTGTTGGGGGTAAGACAGGTATTAATCATGCACATGGAAAAAATCTAATTGGAGCTTTCCATCCACCGGCAGCTGTTATTTATGATTCACAGATGTTACGTACCCTCCCAATCCAGGAATGGCGGTCAGGTTTTGCAGAAGTTATCAAGCACGGCTTTATTGCTGAACCTGAACTGTTGGAGTGGTTAGAAAGGAATATTACAGACTTATCACATATACCACCTGAGAAAATAAATGAGTTGCTTGAACGATCAATTCGTATAAAAGCACATATAGTGGAAGAGGATGAAAAGGAGCAAGGGGTTAGGGCTTACTTGAATTTTGGGCATACATTAGGTCATAGTATTGAAGCAGAGGTTGGGTACGGTCACATGACTCATGGAGAAGCGGTTGCTATCGGTATGTCGTTTGCCTTGAAATTGAGTGAGCGTCTGCTCGGTTCAAAGCTCTCCTATGACAGAATATTGGATTATATGAAAACACTAGGCTACTCACTTCAAATACCAAGTGGGTGTGATCATGATCAATTGATTGTTAGAATGAGGCGGGACAAGAAATCGTCTCACAATGATATAAATTATGTTCTTTTGCACTCAATTGGTCAACCGCAACTCGTTAAAGTAAGCGAAAAAGACATACTGAGACTCCTTGAAGAGGAGGGACACTTAAGATGA
- the aroH gene encoding chorismate mutase, producing the protein MMTRGIRGATTVQTNNKTEIHKATSDAMTHIIQRNKISPDDICHILITVTNDLDAAFPAEGIRVLEGFQYVPIMCALEIPVPGSLKKCIRLMVTVNTTKNPADIHHIYLNDAVKLRPDLTLTNDQ; encoded by the coding sequence ATGATGACGAGAGGCATTCGCGGGGCGACAACTGTTCAGACAAATAATAAAACTGAGATCCATAAGGCTACCTCAGACGCCATGACCCATATTATCCAAAGGAACAAGATTAGTCCTGATGACATATGTCACATATTGATTACAGTAACAAATGACTTAGACGCAGCATTTCCTGCTGAAGGAATAAGAGTTTTAGAAGGCTTTCAATATGTGCCAATCATGTGTGCGTTGGAAATACCTGTTCCAGGTAGTCTTAAAAAGTGCATTCGATTAATGGTAACGGTCAATACAACTAAAAATCCTGCAGATATCCACCATATATATTTAAATGATGCAGTAAAACTTCGTCCAGATTTAACCTTGACAAACGATCAATGA
- the trpA gene encoding tryptophan synthase subunit alpha, which produces MNRLIMDTFQNSNEKFVPYIMSCDPSYEASIEIALAMQEAGVDAIEWGVPFSDPLADGPVIQEAGERARAAGGSLSKALEGMKEARKRGLTLPVVLFSYVNPILTLGNEVLIEQMKNAEIDGLIVPDLPFEESSELRELCRSASISLISLIAPSSKHRMKTICQLGDGFLYFVTSLGVTGTRESFSYELENTLKEVTSYSKVPVLAGFGISTRDHVRFFQTIADGVIVGSALVRYIAEREKELTSSTKKENALIEIKQFVQQLIS; this is translated from the coding sequence ATGAATCGGTTAATTATGGATACATTTCAAAATAGCAATGAAAAGTTTGTGCCATACATTATGAGTTGTGACCCTAGCTATGAAGCATCAATTGAGATTGCGTTAGCAATGCAAGAAGCAGGAGTTGATGCTATTGAATGGGGTGTCCCTTTTAGTGACCCTTTAGCGGATGGACCTGTTATTCAAGAGGCCGGTGAGCGGGCACGCGCTGCCGGAGGTTCTCTATCTAAAGCTCTTGAAGGAATGAAAGAAGCGAGAAAAAGAGGCTTAACTCTTCCTGTTGTTTTATTTTCGTACGTAAACCCCATTTTGACCCTCGGTAACGAGGTCCTCATAGAACAGATGAAGAACGCAGAAATAGATGGTTTAATAGTACCTGATTTGCCTTTTGAAGAGAGCAGTGAGTTGCGTGAATTATGTCGATCAGCAAGTATCTCGTTAATCTCTCTCATTGCACCTAGCTCTAAACACCGAATGAAGACGATTTGTCAGCTTGGCGATGGATTTTTATATTTTGTTACGTCGCTAGGTGTTACTGGCACACGTGAAAGCTTTTCATATGAACTAGAAAACACGTTGAAGGAAGTCACATCTTATAGCAAAGTACCAGTACTTGCTGGTTTTGGTATATCAACTCGTGATCACGTGCGATTCTTCCAAACGATTGCAGACGGGGTGATAGTAGGCAGTGCTTTAGTACGCTATATTGCTGAAAGAGAGAAAGAGTTAACATCGTCTACCAAAAAAGAAAATGCTTTGATTGAAATAAAACAATTTGTACAGCAGCTCATTTCATAA
- the trpC gene encoding indole-3-glycerol phosphate synthase TrpC has product MTILDKIVAKKKDEISSLTIPESRVVDTPFRSLKNALLTSIHPLGIIAEIKQASPSKGLLTDHFQPLSIAAAYETMGVSGISVLTDETFFKGHAEDLSAVKNHVNIPVLRKDFIIDEKQVVYSERIGADAILLIAAILEGNQLAELYDQATELGMEILVEVHNEEELEKVITHTNPTMIGVNNRDLTTFDTHLSTTARLRPLVTNDETLFISESGIHTKEDVDCLLKNKVDGMLVGEGFMKSSNKQQFLNSLFHKGEK; this is encoded by the coding sequence ATGACGATATTAGATAAAATTGTTGCTAAAAAAAAGGATGAGATATCATCGTTAACTATACCAGAGTCTAGAGTCGTTGATACGCCATTTCGATCGTTAAAAAACGCTTTGCTAACGTCCATTCATCCACTGGGGATTATTGCAGAAATAAAACAGGCAAGCCCTTCAAAAGGGTTATTAACCGATCATTTTCAACCCCTTTCCATTGCAGCAGCATATGAAACAATGGGGGTATCTGGTATTTCAGTGTTAACTGATGAGACGTTTTTTAAAGGTCATGCGGAGGATTTGTCAGCAGTCAAAAATCACGTCAACATACCCGTGTTACGAAAAGATTTTATAATTGATGAAAAACAAGTGGTGTATTCTGAACGGATTGGAGCCGATGCTATTCTATTAATTGCAGCTATTTTAGAAGGGAATCAGTTAGCTGAACTCTATGATCAGGCAACGGAGCTTGGAATGGAAATACTCGTCGAAGTGCATAACGAAGAAGAATTAGAAAAGGTCATCACACATACGAACCCAACCATGATCGGTGTGAATAATCGTGATTTGACGACGTTTGACACTCATTTATCGACCACAGCACGATTACGCCCTTTAGTGACTAATGATGAAACGTTATTTATAAGTGAAAGTGGGATCCATACAAAAGAAGATGTGGACTGCCTTTTAAAAAATAAAGTAGATGGTATGTTAGTTGGAGAAGGCTTTATGAAAAGCTCGAATAAGCAGCAGTTTCTGAACTCCTTATTTCATAAGGGGGAGAAGTAA
- the trpD gene encoding anthranilate phosphoribosyltransferase has product MSRALERIMSTEPLTEDEAKQLVIAMMEGQLNNEEMAGILSVLQYRGETVDELVGFAKGMQEKGKKISLPYDVLDTCGTGGDGKGTFNISTAVAILLSSLGVKVAKHGNRSVSSTTGSADVLKALGVPFQETEQEVSRMLQKHHLAFLFAPIYHSAMKNVAPVRKQLGMKTIFNLLGPLTNPADAPCRIIGVYDYLVAKKMAYASQRLGVKRALFVSGEDGLDELTVQGKSYIIEVNGDHIHEFIVTPEDVGLKTEAIDKALVSSPAESAALIKKVFAEKGSQAAENLLLLNAGAGLYVQGRTATIKDGVREAKEALGTHALNHLAALQREREEVTTP; this is encoded by the coding sequence ATGAGTAGAGCGCTAGAAAGAATAATGTCCACCGAACCACTAACAGAGGATGAGGCGAAGCAACTTGTTATAGCCATGATGGAAGGGCAATTAAATAATGAAGAAATGGCAGGTATACTTTCCGTGTTGCAATATCGCGGAGAAACGGTTGATGAATTGGTGGGATTTGCAAAGGGGATGCAAGAAAAAGGGAAAAAAATTAGCTTGCCTTATGATGTGTTAGATACGTGTGGAACCGGTGGAGATGGTAAAGGAACCTTTAATATTTCAACGGCAGTGGCTATATTGTTAAGCTCTCTAGGTGTAAAAGTAGCGAAGCATGGTAACCGAAGTGTTTCATCTACGACAGGCAGTGCAGATGTCCTAAAGGCATTAGGAGTCCCTTTTCAAGAAACCGAGCAAGAAGTGTCCCGCATGCTTCAAAAGCACCATCTTGCATTCTTATTCGCCCCGATTTATCATTCTGCAATGAAAAACGTCGCACCAGTGCGAAAACAACTGGGAATGAAAACGATTTTTAATTTATTAGGCCCTTTGACAAACCCTGCAGATGCCCCTTGTCGGATTATTGGCGTATATGATTATTTAGTTGCAAAGAAAATGGCATATGCATCTCAGCGGTTAGGTGTAAAACGTGCGTTGTTTGTGAGTGGCGAAGATGGATTAGATGAACTTACGGTCCAAGGTAAAAGTTATATTATTGAAGTGAACGGTGATCACATACATGAATTTATCGTAACACCAGAGGACGTAGGGTTAAAAACGGAGGCTATTGATAAAGCATTGGTCTCATCACCAGCTGAAAGTGCTGCCCTCATCAAAAAAGTTTTTGCCGAAAAAGGATCGCAGGCTGCTGAAAACCTATTATTATTAAATGCAGGAGCGGGCCTATATGTACAAGGAAGAACAGCGACGATCAAGGATGGTGTGAGAGAAGCTAAAGAAGCGCTCGGAACCCACGCATTAAACCACTTAGCTGCGTTACAACGTGAGAGGGAAGAGGTGACCACACCATGA